A part of Aurantimicrobium sp. MWH-Uga1 genomic DNA contains:
- a CDS encoding zinc-binding dehydrogenase, protein MRAAVAISQDPANPLAGLVVQDMPKPEVVPGWVTVKVVASSVNPHDLWTLKGVGHPAERIPMILGCDAAGYLEDGTPVIVHPVFGDAQRGHGDITMDPQRALLSEVHNGGFAEWVLVPETHVVPKPDYFSFEEAAVLPIAWGTAYRMLFTRAGLKPGDKVLVQGATGGVASAAISLAKAAGATVYATTRDDANFDFAKKAGADEVFLTGARLPERVDIVVETIGEATWSHSLKALRPGGTVVICGATSGPNASADLNRVFYQQLSVIGSTGCTVDEFTHLLAFMQSEGLRPTITDTVSLENIHEGFQKLIAGKQLGKIAVRVSEEH, encoded by the coding sequence ATGCGTGCAGCCGTAGCAATCAGTCAAGACCCCGCCAACCCTTTAGCAGGATTGGTTGTTCAAGATATGCCGAAACCAGAAGTAGTTCCTGGCTGGGTCACAGTAAAAGTGGTTGCCTCATCGGTGAACCCACACGATCTGTGGACACTCAAGGGTGTGGGCCACCCGGCAGAACGTATCCCGATGATTTTGGGATGCGATGCAGCTGGGTATCTCGAAGATGGAACCCCAGTGATTGTTCACCCCGTCTTTGGCGATGCGCAGCGCGGACATGGTGACATCACCATGGATCCGCAGCGCGCTTTGCTCTCAGAGGTTCACAACGGTGGTTTTGCTGAATGGGTGCTCGTTCCCGAAACACACGTTGTCCCCAAGCCTGACTATTTCAGTTTTGAGGAAGCAGCGGTGCTTCCCATCGCGTGGGGAACCGCGTACCGCATGCTTTTTACTCGTGCAGGACTCAAGCCTGGAGATAAAGTCCTCGTGCAAGGTGCCACCGGTGGTGTTGCCAGCGCAGCGATTTCTTTAGCGAAAGCAGCTGGTGCCACGGTCTATGCCACCACTCGCGATGACGCAAACTTTGATTTTGCGAAAAAGGCAGGAGCGGACGAGGTATTCCTCACGGGAGCCCGACTACCAGAACGTGTAGATATTGTCGTGGAAACCATCGGGGAAGCTACCTGGTCTCATTCACTCAAAGCACTTCGTCCTGGGGGAACAGTTGTTATTTGTGGCGCAACCTCGGGCCCGAATGCTTCAGCAGATCTGAACCGGGTGTTCTATCAGCAGCTTTCGGTAATTGGGTCGACAGGATGCACTGTGGATGAATTCACTCACCTTCTCGCATTTATGCAGTCTGAAGGATTACGTCCCACCATTACCGACACGGTGAGTCTCGAAAACATCCACGAAGGATTCCAGAAGCTCATCGCTGGCAAACAGCTGGGCAAGATTGCCGTGCGCGTCAGCGAAGAACACTAA
- the xseA gene encoding exodeoxyribonuclease VII large subunit, with product MVSTSLIGMSEAASTREEPWPIAALTTKLKAYLDRLGLVWVEGEITQWDQRSSGIFGKLKDLTEDSTMGFTIWSNARTKMPDDIKQGDRVVALVKVDFWKKNGQLGLNVLELRHIGLGDLLEKLERLRAQLAKEGLFDADRKVPLPFLPQCIGLITGQDSDAEKDVLRNAHLRWPQVEFKVIHTKVQGDQTVPEVIAAIQKLDADPAVDVIIIARGGGDFQNLLPFSDEKLLRVAAACVTPLVSAIGHEADAPLLDNVADLRASTPTDAAKRVVPDVSEELARVADAKSRISNKVTSFLSTELERLESLRSRPVLADSDWIIATRAEEIVRNVQRGSDLVDRALHNAMQETVSLKTQLRALSPQQTLDRGYAIAVLADGSVVRSAKDAPAHTEFTLNLAEGVVDAVSNGAPKKK from the coding sequence GTGGTCTCGACTAGCCTGATAGGTATGAGTGAGGCAGCATCGACCCGGGAAGAGCCGTGGCCCATTGCTGCTTTGACGACCAAGCTCAAGGCATACCTTGACCGCCTCGGTCTGGTGTGGGTTGAAGGCGAGATTACCCAGTGGGATCAACGTTCTTCTGGAATCTTTGGAAAACTCAAAGACCTCACCGAAGACTCCACTATGGGCTTCACTATTTGGTCAAATGCGCGCACCAAGATGCCTGATGACATCAAACAAGGGGACCGTGTTGTTGCCCTGGTCAAAGTGGACTTCTGGAAAAAGAATGGCCAGTTGGGGCTTAATGTTCTCGAACTGCGCCACATTGGCTTAGGCGATCTACTGGAAAAGTTAGAGCGCCTTCGCGCTCAGCTGGCCAAAGAGGGTCTTTTTGACGCAGACCGGAAAGTTCCGCTTCCGTTCTTGCCGCAATGCATTGGACTAATCACAGGTCAAGACTCTGACGCAGAAAAAGATGTTTTGCGCAACGCTCATTTGCGCTGGCCTCAGGTTGAGTTCAAAGTGATCCACACCAAAGTGCAAGGCGACCAAACAGTTCCCGAGGTTATCGCTGCAATCCAAAAACTGGATGCCGACCCCGCGGTTGATGTGATCATCATTGCCCGCGGTGGTGGCGATTTCCAAAACCTGTTGCCGTTCAGCGATGAAAAACTTTTGCGGGTTGCAGCTGCCTGTGTCACCCCCCTGGTGAGCGCCATTGGCCATGAAGCCGATGCGCCGCTGTTAGATAACGTGGCAGATCTGCGCGCCTCCACCCCCACTGATGCAGCGAAGCGCGTTGTTCCCGACGTGAGTGAGGAACTTGCTCGCGTTGCCGATGCGAAGAGTCGCATCAGCAACAAGGTCACAAGTTTCCTTTCAACTGAACTGGAGCGCCTAGAGAGCCTGCGTTCTCGGCCAGTGCTTGCGGATTCTGACTGGATTATTGCCACTCGGGCTGAAGAGATTGTGCGCAACGTGCAGCGCGGTTCTGACCTTGTCGACCGCGCACTCCATAACGCCATGCAAGAGACGGTGTCTTTGAAGACTCAACTGCGAGCGCTTTCGCCTCAGCAGACTCTGGATCGTGGCTACGCCATCGCAGTTTTGGCCGATGGCTCCGTCGTACGCAGTGCGAAGGACGCTCCGGCACACACAGAATTCACACTGAACCTTGCCGAAGGTGTGGTTGATGCTGTCTCGAATGGTGCTCCGAAAAAGAAGTAG
- a CDS encoding 4-hydroxy-3-methylbut-2-enyl diphosphate reductase has product MPRIPRPMKTLVEMPSPNPKKVLLASPRGYCAGVDRAVITVEKALETYGAPVYVRKEIVHNKYVVSTLEEAGAIFVDEVDEVPEGSHLVFSAHGVSPAVVASAEAKNMQTIDATCPLVTKVHREAVRFARDDYEILLIGHVGHEEVEGTAGEAPDHVTIVDGPHAVPDIEVKDPNKVVWLSQTTLSVDETMETVRLLRERFPNLQDPPSDDICYATQNRQIAIKKVAANSDLVIVVGSANSSNSVRLVEVALEYGAKASYRVDFADEIQQEWFDGVSTVGVTSGASVPEELVQDVLKVIATAGYTDIEEVKTAEEDLIFSLPKELRPKRAS; this is encoded by the coding sequence ATGCCCCGCATTCCCCGCCCCATGAAAACCCTGGTTGAGATGCCATCGCCGAACCCTAAGAAGGTTCTCTTGGCTTCCCCACGCGGTTATTGTGCTGGCGTTGACCGTGCGGTTATCACGGTAGAGAAGGCACTTGAGACGTATGGTGCACCCGTCTATGTGCGCAAAGAAATTGTTCACAACAAGTATGTGGTTTCTACCCTCGAAGAGGCTGGCGCCATCTTCGTCGACGAAGTCGATGAAGTTCCAGAAGGTTCACATCTCGTGTTCTCGGCTCACGGTGTCTCACCAGCGGTCGTCGCTAGTGCTGAAGCCAAGAACATGCAAACCATTGATGCCACCTGTCCGCTGGTGACCAAAGTTCACCGGGAAGCAGTGCGCTTTGCCCGTGACGATTATGAAATCCTTCTTATTGGGCACGTCGGCCACGAAGAAGTAGAAGGAACCGCAGGAGAAGCACCCGACCACGTCACCATCGTGGATGGCCCTCACGCGGTTCCCGACATCGAGGTCAAAGACCCCAACAAGGTTGTCTGGTTGTCTCAGACCACGTTGAGCGTGGACGAGACAATGGAAACAGTGCGCTTACTGCGTGAACGCTTCCCGAACCTGCAAGATCCCCCGAGCGATGACATTTGTTATGCCACCCAAAACCGTCAGATTGCCATCAAGAAGGTTGCAGCAAACTCTGACTTGGTCATCGTGGTTGGTTCAGCAAACTCCTCAAACTCCGTGCGATTGGTGGAAGTTGCCTTGGAATACGGGGCCAAAGCGTCGTATCGCGTCGATTTCGCTGATGAAATTCAGCAGGAATGGTTTGACGGTGTTTCCACTGTTGGTGTCACCAGCGGTGCTTCTGTTCCCGAAGAGCTCGTTCAAGATGTTCTCAAGGTGATTGCCACTGCCGGATATACCGACATCGAAGAAGTAAAGACAGCCGAAGAAGACCTCATCTTCTCACTGCCTAAAGAATTGCGACCTAAGCGCGCAAGCTAA
- a CDS encoding DUF6264 family protein, producing the protein MSDKKPQAPKPEDSKQAPTPLTPEEKQERSLALDRFVTWGLIFVGVYSVFSGLADYINPRPVMNALVDELNTLMPDFNMGTFTGVAFATQMGWIAVTIQAIILALVVWKSRERMQAKKKSWWVPVIGAVTANVISTACIFISLLADPGFQEAINNMANSAK; encoded by the coding sequence TTGTCAGATAAAAAACCGCAGGCACCCAAGCCTGAAGATTCCAAGCAGGCTCCGACTCCGCTGACTCCCGAGGAGAAGCAGGAGCGGAGCCTTGCTCTGGATCGATTCGTCACCTGGGGCTTAATCTTCGTTGGTGTGTATTCGGTTTTCTCTGGACTTGCCGACTACATCAACCCTCGGCCGGTGATGAATGCACTCGTTGACGAACTCAACACCCTGATGCCCGACTTCAACATGGGCACGTTCACTGGTGTGGCATTCGCGACACAAATGGGCTGGATTGCCGTGACTATTCAGGCAATCATTCTTGCTTTGGTTGTGTGGAAGTCACGCGAGCGCATGCAGGCAAAGAAGAAGTCGTGGTGGGTTCCGGTTATCGGAGCAGTAACCGCAAATGTTATTTCCACCGCATGCATCTTTATTTCGTTGTTGGCTGACCCTGGTTTCCAGGAAGCCATCAACAATATGGCGAACTCTGCGAAGTAG
- the fbaA gene encoding class II fructose-bisphosphate aldolase — translation MPVATPEQYAEMLDKAKAKGFAYPAFNVSSSQTLNAVLQGLTEAGSDGIIQVTTGGADYFAGHTVKARATGALAFAKFAHEVAKSYPITVALHTDHCPKNALDDFVLPLINASEEEVRAGRNPIFQSHMWDGSAVPLTENLDIAEMMLAKTKNIHAILEVEIGVVGGEEDGVSHDINDSLYTTVEDGIKTVEALGLGENGRYMAAMTFGNVHGVYKPGNVKLRPELLKDIQEGVAAKFGTGPKPFDLVFHGGSGSTDEEIAEAVDNGVVKMNIDTDTQYAFTRSVADTMFRNYDGVLKVDGEVGNKKIYDPRAWGKLAETAMAARVVHSTEQLGSAGHSGK, via the coding sequence ATGCCCGTCGCAACCCCGGAACAGTATGCAGAGATGCTCGACAAAGCAAAAGCCAAGGGCTTTGCTTACCCTGCATTCAACGTCTCGAGCTCTCAGACATTGAACGCTGTTCTTCAGGGCCTCACCGAGGCAGGTTCCGACGGAATTATCCAGGTCACCACTGGTGGTGCTGACTACTTTGCCGGCCACACGGTCAAGGCTCGTGCAACGGGTGCACTTGCTTTCGCGAAGTTTGCACACGAAGTAGCGAAGAGCTACCCCATCACCGTGGCACTGCACACCGACCACTGCCCCAAGAACGCTCTTGACGACTTTGTTCTCCCCTTGATCAACGCTTCTGAAGAAGAAGTCCGCGCAGGGCGTAACCCCATCTTCCAGTCCCACATGTGGGATGGTTCGGCAGTGCCCCTGACCGAGAACCTCGACATCGCTGAGATGATGCTGGCAAAGACTAAGAACATCCACGCCATCCTTGAGGTGGAGATCGGTGTTGTTGGTGGAGAAGAAGATGGCGTCTCTCACGACATCAACGACAGCCTCTACACCACCGTTGAAGATGGCATCAAGACCGTTGAAGCTCTCGGCCTGGGAGAGAATGGTCGCTACATGGCCGCCATGACCTTCGGAAACGTTCACGGCGTCTACAAGCCAGGTAACGTCAAGCTTCGTCCAGAACTGCTCAAGGACATCCAGGAGGGTGTGGCAGCCAAGTTCGGCACCGGCCCCAAGCCTTTCGACCTCGTATTCCACGGTGGATCTGGCTCAACGGATGAAGAAATTGCTGAAGCCGTTGATAACGGAGTGGTGAAAATGAACATCGACACTGACACCCAGTACGCCTTCACTCGCTCGGTGGCAGACACCATGTTCCGCAACTACGACGGTGTGCTCAAGGTTGATGGTGAAGTAGGAAACAAGAAGATCTACGACCCCCGCGCTTGGGGCAAGCTTGCCGAGACTGCGATGGCAGCTCGCGTCGTCCACTCCACCGAGCAGCTGGGTTCTGCCGGTCACTCCGGAAAGTAA
- the glpX gene encoding class II fructose-bisphosphatase, whose protein sequence is MELVRATEAAAIRAVPFIGHGDKNAADKAAVDAMRAFLSTVNFEGVVVIGEGEKDEAPMLFNGEKVGTGRGPACDIAVDPIDGTSLTAAGRQNAVSVIAVSDRGTMLDASSVFYMNKIVTGEAGVGVVDIRKPIGENIRALAKAMGKPVGDIRVAILDRPRHEGLIQEIRDAGAGTRLLLDGDVAGGINAARYESRIDMCVGIGGSPEGVVTACAIKALGGQIQTMMAPKDDEEKQRGIDAGLKFDYVYDQDTLVTSDNTFFVATGVTDGGLVEGVRRKGPIIRTDSIILRGKSGTIRRVQTDYRADRWLEL, encoded by the coding sequence ATGGAATTGGTGCGCGCTACGGAAGCGGCAGCGATTCGCGCAGTTCCCTTTATCGGTCATGGTGACAAGAATGCAGCTGATAAGGCTGCCGTCGACGCCATGCGCGCGTTTCTTTCAACCGTGAATTTTGAGGGCGTTGTCGTCATTGGTGAGGGTGAAAAAGATGAAGCCCCCATGTTGTTTAACGGGGAAAAGGTGGGAACCGGTCGTGGTCCTGCCTGCGACATTGCGGTAGACCCCATCGACGGCACCAGCCTGACGGCTGCGGGCCGTCAGAACGCGGTCTCCGTCATTGCCGTCTCTGACCGCGGCACCATGCTGGACGCCTCTTCTGTTTTCTACATGAACAAAATCGTCACTGGGGAAGCCGGTGTTGGTGTTGTTGATATTCGCAAGCCCATTGGCGAGAACATTCGTGCCTTGGCTAAAGCAATGGGCAAGCCGGTGGGCGACATTCGTGTGGCCATTCTTGACCGCCCACGTCATGAGGGTCTTATTCAGGAAATCCGCGATGCTGGGGCAGGAACACGTTTGCTGCTGGATGGCGATGTTGCCGGTGGTATCAACGCAGCTCGTTACGAATCACGCATCGATATGTGCGTCGGTATCGGTGGAAGCCCTGAGGGCGTGGTCACCGCCTGCGCTATCAAGGCCCTTGGCGGACAGATCCAGACCATGATGGCTCCCAAAGATGACGAAGAGAAGCAGCGCGGTATTGATGCTGGCCTGAAGTTCGATTACGTCTACGACCAAGACACCTTGGTCACCAGTGACAACACCTTCTTCGTTGCCACCGGTGTAACCGACGGTGGTCTCGTGGAAGGTGTTCGCCGTAAGGGGCCGATTATCCGCACCGACAGTATCATTTTGCGAGGTAAGTCCGGCACTATCCGTCGTGTGCAGACCGACTACCGTGCCGACCGCTGGTTAGAACTTTAA
- a CDS encoding CynX/NimT family MFS transporter, whose product MSSSASNAPRALLAGRVLAFAGIVLVAFSMRAAVAALSPLIPHISQSYELTTAAIALLGSIAPLSFAFGGIVTPRIEKRIGLERTLIVALVFMALGHVIRALSVNWQTLAAGTLLALVGMGFANVAMPPAVRKYFPDRVSTMTAIYMSVMSVSAFLPALVAVPVADAIGWRGSLLEWAVFAVIALVPWILEFRKHRQDTTFDAPEESVLVRKIHPWRSPTAWSVGIVLAVSSVTGYAMYAWMPVILIDIAGVSAAQAGALLALFAGIGLPLAFATPGLAKKMGKHVHWLVTISSLFYLVGYLGLLYTPEHLTWLWVAVLGTGCLEFPLSLTLVNLRTANMKSSMALSGFAQIVAYVSAAMAPPLMGLLYGTTADWTVVLTTLMVISIAANIPAAVILRRNRTVDAELAAAT is encoded by the coding sequence GTGAGTTCCTCAGCTTCTAACGCGCCCCGCGCTTTGCTCGCCGGGCGCGTTTTAGCGTTTGCGGGCATTGTTCTCGTAGCTTTCAGCATGCGCGCAGCTGTTGCGGCACTTTCCCCTTTGATTCCACACATCTCTCAGAGTTATGAGCTCACTACCGCTGCCATTGCCCTTTTGGGCTCCATTGCACCGTTAAGTTTTGCATTTGGGGGAATTGTGACTCCCCGAATCGAAAAACGAATTGGGCTCGAGCGCACACTCATTGTGGCATTGGTATTCATGGCCCTTGGACATGTCATCCGTGCTCTTTCTGTAAACTGGCAAACTCTCGCCGCGGGAACGTTATTGGCGCTGGTTGGTATGGGCTTTGCCAACGTCGCTATGCCTCCTGCGGTGAGGAAGTATTTCCCTGATCGTGTCAGCACAATGACGGCCATCTATATGTCGGTCATGTCGGTGAGCGCTTTTCTTCCGGCTCTTGTTGCTGTTCCAGTTGCAGACGCCATTGGGTGGCGTGGATCATTGCTCGAATGGGCGGTCTTTGCAGTTATCGCACTGGTGCCGTGGATTTTAGAGTTTCGCAAACATCGACAAGACACCACATTTGATGCCCCAGAAGAGTCTGTCCTCGTTCGCAAGATTCACCCGTGGCGCTCCCCCACTGCGTGGTCCGTGGGAATTGTGCTCGCTGTTTCGTCGGTAACCGGTTATGCAATGTATGCCTGGATGCCCGTGATCTTGATCGATATTGCAGGCGTATCTGCGGCACAAGCCGGAGCTTTGCTTGCACTATTCGCCGGCATTGGATTGCCTCTTGCCTTTGCAACCCCGGGGCTTGCCAAAAAAATGGGGAAACATGTTCACTGGCTTGTGACAATATCCAGCTTGTTTTATCTGGTGGGATATTTGGGACTGTTGTATACCCCAGAACACCTCACATGGCTCTGGGTCGCTGTGCTCGGGACTGGCTGTTTGGAATTTCCGCTGTCGTTGACCTTGGTCAACCTGCGCACAGCTAACATGAAAAGCTCGATGGCGCTCAGTGGCTTTGCCCAGATTGTTGCTTATGTCAGCGCGGCTATGGCTCCCCCGCTGATGGGGCTATTGTACGGAACGACTGCAGACTGGACCGTCGTTCTCACCACATTGATGGTGATTTCCATCGCTGCAAATATACCGGCGGCAGTGATTCTGCGTCGCAACCGAACAGTTGACGCAGAATTAGCGGCAGCTACTTAA
- the rmuC gene encoding DNA recombination protein RmuC has protein sequence MDSTLFLFLGLFTGIIAGIAIGWALRSRRSLPSDAGDLAVRAATAEARLAGKDEQIQILERMLSELREANDRRQADDAARAQEEHKVLEALAPVKETLQAMQTKVNDLENQRQEQYGQIAQQLTQSRQFGEELRATTQSLASALSSNSVRGTWGEAQLRRLVEVAGLTAHVDFDTQTTMTTDGGTIRPDMVINLPGGKTIVIDAKVPFNSYLEASQIPVTATGEEAARRESLMKAHVKAVRSHVDALSSKSYWSGFDFSPEFVLAFIPSESLLASALEADPTLLDYAFGKRVALASPVNLWAVLKTVSYTWQQQVVTDEAKKLFDLGIELYSRLSTMTKHTEDLRKAIENTVKHYNGFISSLETRVLSTARKFPGIDPTKILPEGIEVHEAPKPLTAGELVDPDDTTEAS, from the coding sequence ATGGACTCAACACTCTTCCTCTTTCTTGGATTATTTACCGGAATTATTGCCGGAATAGCTATCGGTTGGGCTCTTCGATCCCGCAGATCACTTCCAAGTGATGCTGGAGATTTAGCTGTGCGTGCCGCAACTGCCGAGGCTCGCCTTGCGGGTAAAGACGAGCAAATCCAAATTCTTGAGCGCATGCTCTCGGAGCTCCGCGAAGCAAACGACCGCAGGCAAGCAGATGATGCTGCTCGTGCTCAAGAGGAACACAAAGTCCTTGAGGCACTTGCTCCGGTAAAAGAGACCTTGCAAGCGATGCAGACCAAAGTCAATGATTTGGAAAACCAGCGCCAGGAACAATACGGCCAAATAGCGCAACAACTGACCCAATCTCGTCAATTCGGTGAAGAGCTACGCGCGACGACACAATCTCTTGCTTCAGCGTTGAGTTCCAATAGTGTCCGAGGCACCTGGGGTGAAGCACAACTTCGCCGCCTCGTGGAGGTCGCTGGCCTAACTGCCCACGTGGACTTTGATACTCAAACCACCATGACAACCGATGGTGGAACCATCCGTCCAGATATGGTGATTAATCTTCCTGGCGGCAAGACCATCGTGATTGATGCCAAGGTGCCTTTCAACTCCTACTTGGAAGCAAGTCAGATTCCAGTCACGGCAACTGGTGAAGAAGCAGCTCGCCGTGAAAGCCTGATGAAAGCGCACGTCAAGGCTGTTCGCTCCCACGTTGATGCCCTGAGCTCTAAGAGTTACTGGAGTGGATTTGATTTCAGTCCAGAGTTTGTTCTCGCGTTCATTCCTAGCGAATCTCTGCTGGCCTCAGCGCTGGAAGCAGACCCCACTCTGCTGGATTATGCCTTCGGTAAACGCGTCGCTTTAGCCTCCCCGGTCAACCTGTGGGCTGTTCTCAAAACGGTTTCCTATACCTGGCAGCAGCAGGTCGTTACTGATGAAGCAAAGAAACTCTTTGATCTCGGTATTGAGCTATACAGCAGACTCAGCACCATGACCAAGCACACCGAAGATCTACGTAAAGCAATCGAGAACACGGTCAAGCACTACAACGGCTTTATTTCCTCACTCGAAACTCGCGTTCTTTCAACCGCTCGAAAGTTCCCCGGTATTGATCCCACCAAGATCTTGCCCGAAGGTATCGAGGTCCACGAAGCTCCCAAACCACTCACAGCAGGTGAGCTCGTGGATCCCGATGACACGACCGAAGCAAGCTAA
- the iolC gene encoding 5-dehydro-2-deoxygluconokinase, which yields MTSASKTPYDVITIGRVGIDIYPLQDGVGLEKVETFGKYLGGSATNVAVAAARHGLKSAVITRTGNDPFGTYVHEELRRLGVSDEFVSGVEGLNTPVVFCEIFPPDDFPLYFYRDPIAPDLVIKANELDLDAITNAKIYWSTVTGLSEEPSRTAHFAAWEARGRKPLTILDLDYRPMFWKHPENASIQVAKALENVTVAVGNKEECEVAVGETEPHRAADALLERGIELAIVKQGPKGVLAKTKDETVEVPPYFVDVINGLGAGDSFGGALCYGLLQGWSLEKILRFANVAGAVVASRRECSTAMPTTAEVEAILKEIGA from the coding sequence ATGACCTCCGCATCCAAAACCCCATACGATGTGATTACCATCGGTCGCGTTGGTATTGACATCTACCCACTCCAGGATGGCGTTGGCCTTGAGAAGGTTGAAACCTTCGGTAAGTACCTTGGTGGCTCCGCCACCAACGTTGCAGTTGCTGCTGCGCGCCATGGACTCAAGTCTGCTGTGATTACCCGCACGGGTAATGACCCCTTTGGTACATACGTTCACGAAGAACTTCGACGTTTGGGCGTCAGTGACGAATTTGTCTCTGGCGTAGAGGGGCTCAACACTCCTGTGGTGTTCTGTGAAATTTTCCCACCTGACGATTTCCCTCTTTATTTTTATCGTGATCCCATCGCTCCTGACCTGGTGATCAAAGCTAACGAGCTGGATCTCGATGCGATTACAAACGCAAAGATTTACTGGTCAACCGTGACCGGTCTGTCTGAAGAGCCCAGCCGCACCGCACACTTTGCTGCTTGGGAAGCCCGTGGACGCAAGCCACTGACCATCCTTGATCTTGACTACCGCCCTATGTTTTGGAAGCACCCAGAAAACGCTTCGATCCAGGTTGCAAAGGCGCTGGAGAACGTCACCGTTGCAGTGGGAAACAAAGAAGAGTGTGAAGTAGCAGTCGGGGAGACAGAACCTCACCGCGCAGCAGACGCTCTGCTCGAGCGCGGTATTGAGCTTGCCATTGTGAAGCAAGGCCCCAAGGGTGTTCTGGCCAAGACCAAGGACGAGACCGTTGAAGTTCCTCCCTACTTTGTTGATGTCATCAACGGGCTGGGTGCTGGAGATAGTTTCGGAGGAGCGCTGTGCTACGGCCTACTCCAAGGCTGGAGCCTAGAAAAGATTTTGCGCTTTGCCAACGTGGCAGGTGCTGTGGTGGCGAGCCGCCGCGAATGTTCAACTGCCATGCCAACGACGGCAGAGGTAGAGGCAATTCTGAAGGAGATCGGCGCATGA
- a CDS encoding class I fructose-bisphosphate aldolase — MSTIDLDALRKARAEYPGKITEILANRKRRELLRGDGKLFIVAADHPARGALGVGKDDMAMADRNVLLERLALALSRPGVDGVLGTPDIIEDLALLGLLDDKIVVGSMNRGGLKGASFEMDDRYTAYDVEGIVEAGLDFAKNLVRINLKDPGSVDTLEATALAVSEAVDAQLPIMLEPFMSEWVDGKIVNDLSPDAVILSIAIASGLGNSSAYSWLKLPVVPEMERVMASTTLPTLLLGGDPNGDAEETFASWEAALALPGVRGLVVGRSLLYPADGDVASAIDTAAALVHGS; from the coding sequence ATGAGCACCATCGATTTAGACGCTCTGCGCAAAGCGCGCGCAGAATACCCCGGCAAGATTACCGAGATTCTTGCTAACCGCAAGCGCCGTGAGCTCCTTCGTGGAGATGGCAAACTCTTCATCGTTGCTGCGGACCACCCAGCTCGTGGCGCTCTCGGTGTAGGCAAGGACGATATGGCCATGGCAGACCGTAACGTTCTACTGGAGCGACTAGCCCTTGCATTGTCTCGTCCAGGAGTTGATGGTGTTTTGGGGACCCCCGACATCATCGAAGACCTTGCGCTACTCGGTCTCCTAGATGACAAAATTGTCGTCGGGTCTATGAACCGTGGTGGACTCAAAGGTGCCTCATTCGAGATGGATGACCGCTACACCGCTTATGACGTCGAAGGCATAGTTGAAGCTGGACTTGATTTTGCGAAAAACCTCGTTCGTATCAACCTCAAAGACCCCGGCTCTGTCGACACTCTCGAGGCAACTGCACTAGCTGTGTCTGAAGCAGTGGACGCACAGCTTCCTATCATGCTCGAACCCTTTATGAGCGAGTGGGTAGATGGCAAGATTGTTAATGACCTCTCACCCGATGCGGTCATCCTGTCGATTGCTATTGCGTCAGGCCTGGGTAACTCCAGCGCCTACTCGTGGCTCAAGCTTCCTGTTGTTCCAGAGATGGAACGCGTAATGGCGTCGACTACCCTTCCAACTCTCCTTTTAGGAGGAGACCCCAATGGCGATGCAGAAGAAACTTTCGCCTCGTGGGAAGCCGCCCTCGCACTCCCCGGAGTGAGAGGACTCGTTGTTGGTCGAAGCCTGCTTTACCCCGCTGACGGAGACGTAGCCTCCGCCATCGACACCGCTGCCGCACTGGTTCACGGTTCATAA